The Victivallis lenta genome window below encodes:
- a CDS encoding 2-hydroxyacid dehydrogenase: MKKIRVAFFDTKPYDRKSFDAANEKFGFELTYFEARLNPASARMAAGYDVVCAFVNDDIGAKTIKVLAEEKVQMIAMRCAGYNNVDLAAAYGKLVVVRVPGYSPYAVAEYALAMYMTLNRSLHRAYNRVRENNFSINGLIGSDLRGKTVGIIGTGKIGMVFAEVLQGYGVRILAYDMYPNKAMAEKLHIEYVPLDVLYRESDVISLHCPLTRENVHMINAEAIGEMKQGVYIINTSRGKLIDTAALIEGLKSGKVGGACLDVYEEEGDYFFEDRSDAPIIDDVLARLLTFPNVLVTSHQAFFTREAVWNIANVTLENIRDYFEKDELPNGICEMCDGSKGCSSKPCGK, translated from the coding sequence CCAATGAGAAATTCGGTTTCGAGCTCACCTATTTCGAAGCGAGGCTGAATCCGGCCTCGGCCCGCATGGCCGCCGGCTACGACGTGGTCTGCGCCTTCGTAAACGACGATATCGGGGCGAAAACCATCAAGGTGCTCGCCGAAGAGAAGGTTCAGATGATCGCCATGCGCTGCGCCGGCTACAACAACGTCGACCTGGCGGCCGCCTACGGCAAGCTGGTCGTCGTCCGCGTGCCGGGCTACTCGCCCTATGCGGTCGCCGAGTATGCGCTGGCCATGTACATGACGCTGAACCGTTCGCTGCACCGGGCCTACAACCGGGTGCGTGAAAACAACTTTTCGATCAACGGGCTCATCGGCTCCGACCTGCGCGGCAAAACCGTCGGCATCATCGGGACCGGCAAGATCGGCATGGTCTTCGCGGAAGTCCTGCAGGGGTACGGCGTCCGGATTCTCGCTTACGACATGTATCCGAACAAGGCCATGGCGGAGAAGCTTCACATCGAATACGTTCCGCTCGACGTGCTGTACCGCGAATCCGACGTGATCTCGCTGCACTGCCCCCTGACCCGGGAAAACGTCCATATGATCAACGCCGAAGCGATCGGCGAAATGAAGCAGGGCGTATATATCATCAACACGAGCCGCGGCAAGCTCATCGACACTGCCGCACTGATCGAAGGGCTCAAGAGCGGCAAGGTCGGCGGCGCCTGCCTCGACGTCTACGAGGAGGAAGGCGACTACTTCTTCGAAGACCGTTCGGATGCGCCGATCATCGACGATGTGCTGGCGAGACTGCTGACCTTTCCGAACGTGCTCGTTACTTCGCACCAGGCGTTTTTCACGCGCGAAGCGGTATGGAACATTGCGAACGTCACGCTGGAGAACATCCGCGACTATTTCGAGAAGGACGAGCTGCCGAACGGCATCTGCGAGATGTGCGACGGCAGCAAGGGCTGCTCCTCGAAGCCCTGCGGAAAATAA